The following nucleotide sequence is from Candidatus Eisenbacteria bacterium.
GGGGCGCCCCGAAGCCCGGACACGCGCCGATCAGCGGCTGAGCGAGCTTCGGATGAACCTCGGCCGGAACGCGGCCCGTCAGGACTCGATGCGCGCGGCGCGACAGCTCCAGCCGCTGGGCCGCCCTCTCGCCGACTTCGCTGGGACTTACCGAGAACCTTCCTACGGCACGATCACCTTCGCCTTGGAGGACGGGCGCCTCGCGTATCGCTGGGGCGCGATCTACGGGAGCGCCGAGAACTACGACGCCACCCAAGGCCAGATGCGCATCGAAGTCGCCGGATCGGGACAGGTGGTCACGTTCCAGTTCGCAGGCGCGGGTCCCGCGCAGTCGATCGAGCTCGCAGGAGTCACGTTCCGGCGGGTCCCCTGACCGAGCCGCTGGGCCCAAAAGCCCTGTGAGGGGACACGCTGCGATGCGGTAGGGTGACGCCATGCGTCATCAAGATGGCGCCGTCCGCAGCCGCCGCCAGGTCCTCCGATGACCGAGCCTGCGTTCGTCCCGATCAGCCCGAATCCCTACATCGTCGGCAATCCAGTCCGGGGCCGGGCGATGTTCTTTGGCCGCGAGGCCGAGTTCGCGCTGGTCCACAAGCGGTTCGGCGACTCCGAGCACGGCGGGCTGCTCGTCTTCTGCGGCGAGCGCCGAAGCGGCAAGACGTCGATCCTGTTTCAGATTCTCGACCGCCGGCTCGGCCCCGATTTCATTCCCGTCCTGATCGACATGCAGTCGATGGCGGTGAGCAGCGAGGCGGAATTCCTCGCGCGGCTCGCGGAGGAGATCCTCGCCGCCTTTGGCGCCGACGCCCGCGACGTGAAGCCGCCGGACTTCATGGCGAATTCGAACCGGTCCGCCATCTTCCAGCGCTTCGTCCAGGACTGCCTCCGCGCGCAGCCCGGCCGGAAGCTCATCCTCCTGTTCGACGAGTACGAGCTCTTCGAGACCAAGATCGACGGGGGGCTTCTCAGCAAGGACGTGCTCTACATCCTCGCATCGCTCATGGAGAGCAAACCGGTCTTCATGATCTTCACCGGCTCTCAGCATCTCGAGGCGCGCCGGCGCGACTACTGGAACGTTCTCGGGAAATCGATCTTCAAGCAGGTGAGCTACCTGGAGCGCGAAGACGCCGAGAGCCTCATCCGACAGCCGGTGAAGGGAAAAGTCGACTGGGAGGAGCCGGCGGTCGGCTCGATCTTGAGGCTCGCCGCGGGACAGCCGTTCTACACACAGGCCATCTGCCAGAGCCTGATCGACCAGCTGAACGACCGTCAGACGCGCGGCGCCACGCTCGAAAGGCTGGGCGACGTCGTGGACGGGATCGTGAACAACCCGCTCCCGCAGATGATCTTCCTGTGGGACGGGCTC
It contains:
- a CDS encoding PEGA domain-containing protein; this encodes MTEPAFVPISPNPYIVGNPVRGRAMFFGREAEFALVHKRFGDSEHGGLLVFCGERRSGKTSILFQILDRRLGPDFIPVLIDMQSMAVSSEAEFLARLAEEILAAFGADARDVKPPDFMANSNRSAIFQRFVQDCLRAQPGRKLILLFDEYELFETKIDGGLLSKDVLYILASLMESKPVFMIFTGSQHLEARRRDYWNVLGKSIFKQVSYLEREDAESLIRQPVKGKVDWEEPAVGSILRLAAGQPFYTQAICQSLIDQLNDRQTRGATLERLGDVVDGIVNNPLPQMIFLWDGLERLDKLVMALLAEALADANERAGVDDLIRHVKRRRYPLEIEVGDIATTLEKLFKSEMLLRDDRGAKPAYAFRMDLWRLWIRRQHSVWQVLREEGLAGRSRPRPRWIAAAIMALFVVATAGAAFLLRGPAPPPTAAGSGPQGFLDLAVEPALASISINGRRVGIGALADSVSAGIEHRVLLSAAGFADSSILLNVAEGQRVARHVALRPLLGDLRVETQPPNAEVRVDGKIVGRSPLTISGLAVATPHAVEASLPGYAVSRSDVTVQ